The genomic stretch GCAGTGCCACCCTGATTAATGACTTGATTGGCATTTCTTCTTGTACTCAAGGGGAGTGGTAGGTTTTGAATTGGACGTTGAATTCTCATAAagtgttgtatttattttatatttgcaagAGTGATCACAGACTTGGCTAGCTGCCCTGAGGAAACAGGAGCAACACCCAAATGGTTATACTTTAAACCTGAGATCGTAgagttttacagaaataaatacctgTATTGCATAAGACTGGGAAGGtattttcagggattttttttttcttttatgaataGATATGGCATGACTCCAAAGCTCACTATGAGTATTTCTACATACCAATCGGAATGTGCTTCAGcctctttcttccattttctgttcaCTTTCTTCTGttggcttttgttgttgtttagcACTTCTTTAGAAATAGTCTAGCAAATATATTTAACTATAGTAATGCATGTGTGGAAAGTGAACGTTGCTCTtgttaaactgaaaattcaCACTTAGAATCCTACTTTTAAGTATTGTAACTGTTGAACTTAGGACATCTATGGCAGGTAAATACTACCATTATTATTAGTGTGGATGTGATTTATTGTCCATCACCATCATAGCTACCACAAAGCTAGCTGTGCACCCTCACGGATAAGGTATTGTTCAATCATGCCAGCCCTGCACAAGGTGTACACATTGGGTACAACATACCATCTGTGGGCCCCTTTGAACTGAGGGTCTAGGGCATGAGTCATGCTTCTGCTTCAGGATGTCCCCCTGAAGTGGTCACTTCACCTCCTGATTCTACAGAGAACAGGCTATGAGGTTCTAGCACTAACACAGTAATAGTGATCCAATGGTTCATGCTCTACTTCTCTTTCTAAAGAGATGAGCCATATTGGGCAGGGGGGAATACGTGCATGTGTCCTGCTTAGTGACAGGCAAGAGATTGGTATCAAGCAGCATTATACATCTAAAAGTATTCTCAGTATGAACATCAGGTGTCAATATTGCTCTGGCATTCACAGTTCAACACTTATGCCCTATGCTGCCCTGTATGACCTGCTGCAGGTGAACTTGATGCAACCCTGACTTCTTGTACTCCTCTAGCACCTGGTCACATACCCTGgtagtatttttcctttcccataaAAAGTTGGTGAATGTGGTGATCTTAGTCTGGGACTGTAGGCAGGCACTAGTGAAGGTGGGACTATACAAAGGTGGGAAGCCTTTCATCTGGGCCAAAATCTCTTAGGTCCAGATGGCTCCTGCAGAGATCACATTAGCAAGGAAATgagtgtagaaaaaaaatactgccccACCTGACACAAAACCTcctgaatttctcttttctaaaaCTTCAATAGGAACATGATGGTATTATAATCCTGTTATTTTTTGGCATCTGCCTTATGTAAGATTTGACATTATTGCCACCAGAAACTTTCCCTCCTTGTTGTATATTCTGGGTCAGCAAGGGACCATGAAGGCACAACCCAGTAGCAAACAATTGCTTTCTGATCAATACACTAGGCTACAGCTAAATTCTTAAGTAACACTTAACTGGTATCTAAACTGGAGATTAATCCCAAATTCTGGTCTTCCAAACTAGAAAATGatgaacaaaagagaaaggaaagatgcaattcagaaaatattttattgagtACAATACCATTTCATTGTAGGCTTTCGTCAAAGGTCTACTTTATAAAACACGACCAACCTCTCTGAGGTTGAATACAGCTTGGGCAGGTGCAcaaggagcaggagagagaggggcagcaTCTGCAAATTTTCATGCAAGCAGCATAATATGGGATATTTGCATTCAGGAGGTACCTTGTCATAGTGCCCAAGTTTGCACCATCTCAccagaaaaaattaatgaatctacatttaaattttataaaGGATTGTAACAACCAGTTACAAGTTCAAATTTACAGGGTGTTGTCACTGCACATTCAACAGCTAAACTCAAgatcataaaatgaaaattaggaGCTCAGAATTAAAGTACCATAGTAAGCCTTGTGGGGGAAACAGGATTAACTCTAACTCCAGAAATTGATGGCTAACAAGACATCATAACTACTGTAGGCAAGAGGAGCTGTAATCTTTACCAGTGTACTAACATGTAACTTCCATTTTTAGCAGACGGAAGACCACAAAAGTTCCTGGAATTGGGGTCAATCCCACAACACACAAGTAAAATCAAGACTTGGCATCATGGTTCTTAGAAGGAGATTAAATGAACAGTAGTCCATGGGCAATTTTCAGTTGCATGAAGCACCTGCTCAACTCATAGGAAACAACCTTAAATAGGATTCAAGTGTGGTAATATTTATATGAATGAAGTTGCTGCTTATTGGAATGTAGACCAACTAATTTTTCTGGTGTAAGTGATGGTTTTCAGTGATGGCAAAGCATAAGTGTGCTATAAAATGTAGGAACAGTCATAAACAACCTTGAACACGGCCTTATATTGCTTAAATTCTTCTCTCAACCTTCCTTCTTTATGAAGTATATATGCATTCAGAGACTGTAGGAAGTTTTCAGGTTGACCATACTTCTGCAGCTAACTCTGGATTTTATGAGCTGGTCCCTACAGAACCTTTAAAAATCTGCCATGAAACCTGCACTGTACTGTCAAAGAAGTTGAGGAGCACTTGTTATAACAGTAAATATGAAGGGAAGTACAGCAGTTAATACATCACATTACACAGAGACTTCCATTGTCCTTTGGGTGTGGAGGTCCCAACATGGACAAGTACCACCACTTTATCAGGAAATCATTTTAGAGCAGGATGGAACAATTTGCTAAGTACaacaatattttcaaatgaaaaaggaaattaaaccacattttaaaggaagaaaaatggaaatgtaaagTTTAGCATATTCATTAGCAATTAGAAGAAAGAGTCCAGAATAGTCCAGAAAGGCCAAAGTATTCAAACAATTCTGAAGGGTTCTGTTGAAAtgaatttcttatttattaaaaagacaaCGCATTCTCAAGAGACCATCTTCTGCAGTGAAATAATTTAGTTTCTTCATATAGACACATCATACACAATGTTAACAACCAtgaaaaacaatacaaaatgctttcaaatttaACAAGTAGAAAAATATAACTAGTATATATGGCAATTGTGAATCTAATACTGTACAGAAGTATTTATggattttacaaataaattataGTTTAAatgccctttttaaaatttctaaatgTACATTGGAACATAGGTTCTGAAGTTTACCACTAACTTGCCACAACTGAGTGCCAGTCAAATGTTCTGCCCACAAGCTCAAAAAATTTCTTGTTGGGTTCATGGAAATACTCATGCAGTTTCTCAAGTAATCGGGTATCTACTTGTGGGTGTGCCCGTCCTTTTGACTCATGTAAGCAACGCTCTCTGCCACTGTCCCTTAGGCAGTAGAAGCCTTTagttttattgaaataaaagttTGAAGCATTTATCTGTGGCGATAACTTCAAAAATCTCTCTACCTTCTCTATTTCTGGGAAGGGATCTTTGATTAGTTTATCCCCATCTACTATGTGGATACGATTAAGAGGAAAATACTTCAGCCAGTTTTGCATGTGAATGTAGTATAAGCTTCTGTTTATTGCCTTGTAGTCCACATTAAGATCACCATCTTTAATCAGGAATTGTTCAATGGATGGATACGGCTTGTGCTTCTGCATGTGATTATAGAACACTTGAGTGTAATCTGATAGTACTCTCTCACTTGGGTCTCTTAAAATAAGGAGTAGTCTCATTGATTGGTTCATGTTATAAACTCTTTCAGGCACTTTAGGTGATGTGAAATATGCTGGAGTTTTTTCCACGGTGATCTGATGGGGATAAGAGAATGGCATTTGATTAATATACCACTGCAATCCATTTCTGTAATGATCTTCCCAGTCAAAGAAGTGAACTTCACTTTCTGCTGCCGCAATATCTGGATGGAGACTCAACATCTCTAACAAAGCTCTTGTACCACCTTTTCTCACTCCAATAATGATAGTCTGTGGCAGCTGCCGGCATGATCCATTAGAATGAATGTTTTCCTTGAAGTCATTTTTTTgagatgttttctttaaaagctctCTCTGAACAGACTGAGAAGAAGTCTCAGCCTTCGAATTTATAGCCGGTCTGGAAGGCACTATCTGAGGTTGAACAATAAGCAACACAGCTCCCAGCAGAAAAGCTGCCATGACAGAAGTTCTTAGTCTCGTTTCACTCAAGCAGGTAATGGGGCATAGAGTGATTTCCACCGAGAACAACCCTTAaaagttgttttggttttgccgAGTGAACATGTATTTCTCAAACAGAAACTTTgctgaaagagggaaaagaaaaagaaaagcacattaTTTTATACTCAGACATATCTCTACTAAAGCCACACTGCAAGTATCTTTTGCTCTTCACAACTGCACAAACTTCTTTAGCTTTCCCAACTCTAGGTTCATAGATCATTTGATAtaattaaattctttaaaaagacagGCACATACAATAATGCCATCAGAAAATGATTTCCAGTCATCAGGAGACATGAACATTCTGAATCTTTCTCTTGCACCCAAGATTCATCCAGAGtatgatttattatttttttaaaatctgatttcatTGGAGTTAAACCACAATCACAAGAGAATTAAGTGCTTTTTTTATCTGCAAGAATAGGTTTATCttagaaacaaaacataaaaaggaaaacagtgtgGACTGGACCAAAAGAGCATTCCTAAAAGCTGAGGGTCGTGTAAGAAGTCTGGGAATTATAGCCTCCTAAAGAACCATGTGACAGCAACCTTAGAAGTAAAACCTCCTGGGAAAATGGCTCACACAATAGAGAGCCAGCTGCCCAACCATGGGAAAGAAATGTTCTCCTAGGAAGAAGTTAGGAAGAGCTTGGGTGAGTAGTAGATGGGTGAATAGTAGATCAAGAAAAAGTTgaatttttctgtcatttttaagTGAAGTTAACATTTGCTTTGTGCTTAGGGTTTCTAAGGATAGAGTCAGGTGCTATGCACTCTAGCCCTGCAAAAAGGTAAGAGAATGAATCCATAGACTATAGTACAACTGCATCaacaaaatgctaaaaaagCTGTGGTTCCAGTCATGATACTCAGGGAAGAACACACACAATGGATACTTCTGAAGGTCATTTCAAGAGTTAGCCAGCAAGCTGCTGTGATGTGATGTAAAAACCAACTTTACACTTTATCAAAAGACTACTAAATACCACCACTGAACTCCATTTAAAGGTCAGGGTGTTTTTAATGCAGCATTTGAAGTGAAATCTTAATGGCCTCACACATAGCATAGCTGTTAGATTGTCACGTTATGAGCAGGCTGGGTATACAAGCTCCCTGAAGTAAGATGCCTTCCAAAGACTTTATAACCTCAGTGGAGGGCTGGTGTAAGTATGATTTTGGTATTGTCTAACTCCATTTAGAAGTGGAAGCCACAATGGCAGAGCACCTGACTGCTTTGCCTTAGTAAGCTACTGTAATTATGAATTTAAGCTTGGAACAGCGCATACTGTACTGGCTAACAAGGGCTGAAATATGAAATTACATACAGACAACCTGAAGAAATGCAAGGGCTAGGTTTTGGAAGTTCTCCAGAGACTCTGAAAAGAAACTAATGACTTTTCCACAATAAGCGAAGTCCCAGTGTGACAAGGACTAATGATGTGTTTCCAAGTGATCTAGAAAGTTCTGTTTGATAGCTTTGCATTTACAGAGGTCATGACTCCATCCTGAATGGAGCAGGTATGCTTCCTGATGTTTGCTACTGATTATTACTTTtatgctttccctttttctaaTCACTTTTAAAGGGCTACAAGGCAGCAATACCATTAGGAAGCAGAAATCaagg from Gavia stellata isolate bGavSte3 chromosome 5, bGavSte3.hap2, whole genome shotgun sequence encodes the following:
- the HS3ST1 gene encoding heparan sulfate glucosamine 3-O-sulfotransferase 1, whose product is MAAFLLGAVLLIVQPQIVPSRPAINSKAETSSQSVQRELLKKTSQKNDFKENIHSNGSCRQLPQTIIIGVRKGGTRALLEMLSLHPDIAAAESEVHFFDWEDHYRNGLQWYINQMPFSYPHQITVEKTPAYFTSPKVPERVYNMNQSMRLLLILRDPSERVLSDYTQVFYNHMQKHKPYPSIEQFLIKDGDLNVDYKAINRSLYYIHMQNWLKYFPLNRIHIVDGDKLIKDPFPEIEKVERFLKLSPQINASNFYFNKTKGFYCLRDSGRERCLHESKGRAHPQVDTRLLEKLHEYFHEPNKKFFELVGRTFDWHSVVAS